The Candidatus Phaeomarinobacter ectocarpi genome includes a region encoding these proteins:
- a CDS encoding TerB family tellurite resistance protein: protein MLDRIVAFLENRAAPGGESSDPFSVKQVAAAALMVEGARLDSDFDDTERAAMERIVGERFSLSADDAQTLIDIAAERQKSNYDNWQFTNAVAKNFSTEEQIDILSMMWEVAYADGELHRFEVHQIKTVAGQLGRSDADLEKARKDAQARLGITD from the coding sequence ATGCTTGATCGAATTGTTGCCTTTCTAGAAAACCGCGCCGCGCCAGGCGGGGAATCTTCCGACCCGTTTTCCGTAAAACAGGTCGCCGCAGCGGCCCTCATGGTTGAAGGCGCGCGTCTCGACAGTGACTTTGACGACACCGAGCGTGCCGCCATGGAACGCATCGTCGGTGAGCGGTTCTCGCTGAGCGCAGACGATGCTCAGACATTGATCGACATTGCTGCTGAACGTCAGAAGTCGAACTACGACAACTGGCAGTTCACAAATGCTGTTGCCAAGAACTTCAGCACCGAAGAGCAGATCGATATTCTTTCCATGATGTGGGAAGTCGCCTACGCCGATGGTGAACTGCACCGCTTTGAAGTGCATCAGATCAAAACCGTTGCTGGCCAGCTTGGCCGTAGCGATGCAGATCTGGAAAAAGCCCGCAAGGATGCGCAGGCCCGTCTGGGTATCACCGACTAG
- a CDS encoding HAD-IA family hydrolase produces the protein MVKAVIWDFGGVFTTSPFEAFARFERERGLPEDLIRKINSTNYLDNAWAKFERSDVDMDEFDELFAQEAKALGHEVRGREIIALLSGDVRPEMLAALRTIKAKGLRVSCITNNVSAGEGAGMASTSEKAKAVQEIMDEFEFIIESSKAGVRKPHPKIYEMALEELGVAAADAVYLDDLGINCKAAHQVGMKAIKVSGADQALADLEEVVGFALR, from the coding sequence ATGGTCAAAGCGGTTATTTGGGATTTCGGTGGAGTGTTTACGACAAGCCCTTTTGAAGCATTCGCACGCTTTGAACGCGAGCGCGGCTTGCCCGAGGACCTCATTCGCAAAATCAACTCGACCAATTATCTCGACAATGCCTGGGCGAAGTTCGAACGCTCCGACGTGGACATGGACGAGTTCGACGAGCTGTTTGCGCAGGAAGCAAAGGCTCTGGGCCATGAGGTGCGTGGCAGGGAGATAATTGCTCTCCTGTCTGGCGATGTACGGCCGGAAATGCTGGCGGCGCTGAGAACCATCAAGGCAAAAGGCCTGCGGGTGTCATGCATCACCAACAATGTGTCCGCAGGCGAAGGTGCCGGCATGGCGAGCACCAGCGAGAAGGCCAAGGCTGTTCAGGAAATCATGGATGAGTTCGAGTTCATCATTGAGTCCAGCAAGGCGGGCGTTCGCAAGCCGCATCCGAAGATCTATGAGATGGCTCTGGAGGAGTTGGGCGTTGCGGCCGCTGATGCGGTCTATCTTGATGACCTTGGCATCAACTGCAAGGCGGCCCACCAGGTCGGCATGAAAGCCATCAAGGTATCAGGCGCAGATCAGGCCTTGGCTGACCTTGAAGAAGTCGTCGGGTTCGCGCTTCGTTAG
- a CDS encoding efflux RND transporter permease subunit, whose translation MIKLLENILFGAKPLILGLFALITIYCAYYAFQLRMDAGFEKQLPTGHEYIETFQEYRDRLFGSNRVVIVLAQRDGTIWNEDFFKTYKEVTDELFYLPGVDRRTVTSLWTPNTRYLEITEEGINADDVIPGTVTVNNMTPEALERIENNVVRGNFLGRLVAEDSTAAMVVAELLEIDPQTQERLDYFDLADQLEDKIRGQYEDENYTVHIIGFAKLIGDIADGAQTVIIFFIVAFILTAISVHLYAQSWSLTFLALFCSLTSLIWQFGVLHILGFGLDPLAILVPFLVFAIGVSHGVQQINLITKEVTSGANGEEAARASFRLLFIPGSMALITDLVGFGTLILIPIGMIQELAITASIGVALKIITNLVMLPILASYLTFDERFVDRANRARDFRIRVMTHVGRLAEPRVAVVILFASVILFAVAFWQSLGRHVGDLHAGAPELREDARYNQDSRFVVDKFALGLNLLTVINETPSEACINHDVMNYLARFSWYMSNREGVAAVISLPTAAKASSAGWNEGNLKYQTLPRNKFALVQAVGPVPTSSGLLDVDCTTLPLQIFTDDSKATTIENVIAGVKTWREANPRDDVNIRLASGNVGVMAATNEEIETSELPMMLYVYATIILLVYLTYRDWRATICCCVPLTLATFLGYWFMEELEIGLKVATLPVMVLAVGLGVDYAFYIYNRLQFHLSEGLDITDSFKQSMFETGMAVVFTAITLAVGVSTWTFSPLKFQADMGLLLTFMFLTNMIMAITVLPAIAVVLDMVFPRRTPIKAPSGILAH comes from the coding sequence ATGATCAAGCTGCTGGAAAACATTCTGTTCGGCGCCAAGCCGCTCATTCTTGGGCTGTTCGCACTGATTACGATCTATTGCGCTTACTACGCCTTCCAGCTCCGGATGGATGCGGGCTTTGAAAAGCAGCTGCCAACGGGCCACGAATACATTGAAACATTCCAGGAATACCGCGATCGCCTCTTCGGCTCGAACCGCGTTGTTATCGTCCTTGCTCAGCGCGACGGCACGATCTGGAACGAAGACTTCTTCAAGACCTACAAGGAAGTCACCGACGAACTCTTCTACCTGCCAGGTGTTGACCGCCGTACGGTGACATCACTGTGGACGCCCAACACGCGATATCTGGAAATCACCGAAGAAGGCATCAACGCCGATGATGTGATCCCGGGCACTGTGACTGTCAACAACATGACGCCCGAGGCGCTGGAGCGCATCGAGAACAACGTGGTCCGAGGGAACTTCCTGGGCCGACTTGTTGCGGAGGACTCCACCGCGGCCATGGTTGTCGCGGAGCTGCTGGAGATTGATCCACAAACTCAGGAACGCCTCGACTATTTTGACCTCGCTGACCAGCTTGAGGACAAGATACGAGGGCAATACGAAGACGAAAACTACACCGTCCATATCATCGGCTTTGCCAAGCTGATTGGTGACATCGCCGATGGTGCCCAGACGGTTATCATCTTCTTCATTGTCGCGTTTATTCTCACCGCCATATCGGTGCATTTGTATGCTCAATCATGGTCGCTCACCTTCCTTGCGCTTTTCTGTTCACTGACATCGCTGATCTGGCAATTCGGTGTGCTGCATATCCTTGGTTTCGGTCTGGATCCATTGGCGATCCTTGTGCCCTTCCTGGTGTTTGCCATCGGGGTGAGTCACGGGGTGCAACAGATCAACCTCATAACCAAGGAAGTGACATCCGGTGCCAACGGTGAAGAAGCCGCCCGCGCCAGCTTCCGCCTTTTGTTCATTCCAGGCTCCATGGCTCTCATCACTGACCTTGTGGGCTTTGGTACGCTGATCCTGATTCCGATCGGCATGATCCAGGAGCTGGCCATCACCGCGTCTATCGGTGTGGCACTCAAGATCATTACCAACCTGGTGATGCTGCCGATCCTGGCCAGCTACCTGACCTTTGACGAAAGGTTTGTCGATCGCGCCAACCGCGCCCGTGATTTCCGTATCCGCGTGATGACCCATGTGGGCCGTCTCGCTGAGCCACGTGTTGCTGTTGTTATTCTCTTTGCAAGTGTCATTCTGTTCGCTGTTGCATTCTGGCAGAGCCTTGGTCGCCACGTGGGTGACCTTCACGCCGGTGCACCCGAGCTGCGTGAAGATGCGCGGTACAATCAGGACAGCCGTTTCGTCGTGGACAAGTTCGCACTTGGCCTCAACCTGCTGACCGTCATCAACGAAACGCCGTCCGAAGCTTGTATCAATCACGACGTGATGAACTACCTCGCGCGTTTCTCCTGGTACATGTCGAACCGTGAAGGCGTGGCAGCGGTGATTTCGCTGCCTACTGCCGCCAAGGCATCGTCTGCGGGCTGGAACGAAGGCAACCTGAAATATCAGACCCTGCCGCGTAACAAGTTCGCACTCGTGCAGGCTGTGGGTCCGGTTCCAACGTCCTCCGGTCTGCTGGACGTGGACTGCACGACCTTGCCGCTCCAGATCTTCACAGATGACTCCAAGGCAACCACGATTGAAAACGTGATTGCCGGCGTGAAGACATGGCGTGAAGCCAATCCACGTGATGACGTCAATATCCGCCTTGCTTCAGGCAATGTGGGTGTGATGGCAGCGACAAACGAGGAAATTGAAACCTCGGAACTGCCAATGATGCTCTACGTGTACGCGACCATCATTCTGCTGGTGTACCTCACCTATCGTGACTGGCGTGCAACGATCTGCTGTTGTGTGCCGCTGACGCTGGCCACCTTCCTGGGCTACTGGTTCATGGAAGAACTGGAAATCGGCCTCAAGGTTGCGACCTTGCCGGTGATGGTGCTGGCTGTGGGTCTGGGCGTGGACTACGCGTTCTATATCTACAACCGCCTGCAGTTCCACCTGTCCGAAGGCCTCGACATCACCGACAGCTTCAAGCAGTCAATGTTCGAGACCGGCATGGCCGTTGTGTTCACCGCCATTACCCTTGCGGTTGGCGTGAGCACCTGGACCTTCTCACCGCTGAAGTTCCAGGCTGACATGGGCCTGCTGCTCACCTTCATGTTCCTGACGAACATGATTATGGCCATCACGGTGCTGCCAGCCATCGCCGTGGTTCTGGACATGGTGTTCCCGCGTCGTACGCCAATCAAAGCGCCTTCTGGCATCTTGGCTCACTAA